In one Syntrophorhabdales bacterium genomic region, the following are encoded:
- a CDS encoding DUF362 domain-containing protein, whose translation MKEKRVITRRDFLRGTAGIIAGVALGAGSLREASAQQQQRPKVVLIRHADAVASDSSFNGEVVQSMLDQAVKALLGESEPTQAWQKLFKKSDVVGIKSNSWNRLPTPKELEKAIHRSLVSIGIPQEKIAIDDRGVLNNPIFQNATALVNARPVRTHHWSGVGTCLKNYIQFVPEPSAYHPEACSDLGRIWTLPIVKGKTRLNVLCALTPQFYGRGASFFDRRYVWPYKGLLVGTDPVAVDALGAELLKRKRIAFFGEDKALDVPPIHITIADTKYHLGVSDLSRIELVKLGWQDDALL comes from the coding sequence ATGAAGGAAAAAAGAGTGATTACCCGAAGGGATTTTCTAAGAGGAACGGCAGGGATTATTGCCGGCGTCGCCCTTGGCGCGGGAAGTCTCAGGGAGGCAAGCGCACAACAGCAACAGCGCCCTAAAGTGGTTCTCATCCGCCACGCCGACGCGGTAGCGTCAGACAGTTCTTTTAATGGCGAGGTTGTGCAGTCAATGCTTGACCAGGCAGTGAAGGCGCTGCTCGGGGAAAGCGAGCCGACGCAAGCCTGGCAGAAGCTCTTCAAAAAATCAGATGTAGTGGGTATCAAGAGTAACTCGTGGAACAGACTGCCTACGCCGAAAGAACTTGAGAAGGCCATTCATAGAAGTCTCGTGAGTATCGGCATACCCCAGGAGAAAATCGCCATCGATGATCGAGGTGTCCTCAACAACCCGATATTCCAGAACGCGACAGCGCTGGTGAACGCCAGGCCCGTGAGGACGCACCACTGGTCTGGTGTCGGGACCTGCCTCAAGAACTACATCCAGTTCGTTCCGGAACCCTCGGCATATCATCCCGAAGCTTGCTCAGACCTGGGCAGGATCTGGACATTGCCGATAGTAAAAGGCAAGACCCGTTTGAATGTGCTTTGTGCGTTGACTCCTCAATTCTACGGGAGAGGTGCAAGCTTCTTCGACAGGAGATATGTCTGGCCCTACAAGGGGCTGCTTGTTGGTACCGATCCCGTGGCTGTGGATGCGCTCGGCGCAGAACTGCTCAAGAGGAAGCGCATTGCGTTTTTTGGCGAGGATAAAGCTCTCGACGTGCCGCCCATTCATATTACCATTGCAGACACAAAGTATCACCTGGGCGTGAGTGATCTGTCACGTATTGAATTGGTGAAACTGGGCTGGCAGGACGACGCTCTGTTATAA
- a CDS encoding DUF6599 family protein has protein sequence MQHNAIVRVVYTLVVFCLLAFFFFLNPTYAAEKEAMGAELVLPIEIQGWKWDGKEERYDNKTIYKYIDGAGELYLAYGFRGLLTRRYEKAGMPLLTADVYEMGSSADAYGVFAFERQDEEVGIGQGSEFGGGLLRFWKGNFFVSVNAEGEGENVDKAILGLGRAIAQSISREGAKPLLISYLPDKDFGLSKNNVYFFRSHVLLNQRYFIAHQNILQLSPDVEAALAEYRKGKGLMHLLLIRYPSEKNAADGLSSFKKAYLPEAHDKSIVRTEDGKWTGAVQDKMFVAIVFGAVSEAEAGRLLKAISIEGRGKAQ, from the coding sequence ATGCAGCACAACGCAATTGTCAGAGTTGTCTACACGTTGGTTGTCTTTTGCTTGCTGGCATTCTTTTTCTTTTTAAATCCTACGTATGCTGCGGAGAAAGAGGCAATGGGCGCAGAACTTGTTCTCCCAATTGAAATTCAGGGCTGGAAATGGGATGGGAAAGAGGAGCGATACGATAACAAGACAATCTACAAGTATATCGACGGTGCCGGTGAACTTTATCTGGCGTACGGCTTTCGCGGACTGCTGACACGACGATATGAGAAAGCAGGTATGCCCCTTCTCACCGCAGACGTGTACGAGATGGGTTCTTCCGCAGACGCTTACGGCGTATTCGCATTCGAGCGGCAGGACGAAGAGGTTGGCATAGGCCAGGGGTCGGAATTCGGGGGCGGACTGCTCAGGTTCTGGAAAGGCAATTTCTTTGTGAGTGTAAATGCAGAAGGGGAGGGCGAGAATGTTGATAAAGCGATCCTGGGCCTCGGCCGGGCTATCGCTCAATCAATCTCAAGAGAGGGCGCAAAACCGCTGCTCATCAGCTACCTGCCCGATAAGGATTTCGGGTTAAGTAAGAACAACGTCTATTTCTTTCGAAGCCATGTGCTTCTCAATCAGCGCTACTTCATAGCGCATCAGAATATTCTTCAGTTGAGCCCGGATGTTGAGGCAGCCCTTGCTGAGTACCGGAAGGGTAAGGGCCTTATGCATCTGCTGCTTATCCGTTATCCGTCGGAGAAGAACGCGGCTGATGGCCTTTCAAGTTTTAAGAAAGCGTATCTCCCCGAGGCGCATGACAAGAGCATAGTCAGGACTGAAGATGGAAAATGGACAGGTGCCGTGCAGGACAAGATGTTTGTCGCAATCGTGTTTGGCGCGGTTTCCGAGGCAGAGGCAGGCCGCTTGCTGAAGGCTATAAGCATAGAAGGGAGAGGAAAAGCCCAATGA
- a CDS encoding DUF488 family protein — MAIRVVRLGSERSENEGIRIGTVRRPPRGVPKEKFASLNWYDVWFPNLAPSVETMKLGQAATTPGLWAVFTRKYRAEMATPESTHALELLAALSHQTDFSVGCYCADESHCHRSILKALLIEKGASVR; from the coding sequence ATGGCCATACGTGTGGTGAGGTTGGGGAGTGAGAGAAGCGAAAATGAAGGCATCCGTATCGGGACCGTACGCCGTCCGCCGCGGGGTGTGCCTAAGGAAAAATTTGCTTCACTAAATTGGTACGATGTCTGGTTCCCTAACCTGGCGCCAAGCGTTGAGACAATGAAGCTGGGGCAAGCGGCGACAACTCCGGGTCTCTGGGCTGTCTTCACCAGGAAATACCGCGCTGAGATGGCAACGCCGGAGAGCACTCACGCGCTCGAGTTGCTTGCCGCGCTCTCTCACCAAACAGACTTCTCGGTTGGCTGCTACTGCGCAGATGAGTCGCACTGCCATCGGTCAATATTAAAGGCTCTGCTCATCGAAAAAGGCGCCAGTGTGAGGTAG